Proteins encoded by one window of uncultured Celeribacter sp.:
- a CDS encoding DUF1992 domain-containing protein yields MDHPLLDLINQKIAEAERDGAFDNLPGAGKPLPEEDDPENALLNRVIKENGGVPEFVTLSRELEKLREELRETGDRTRRTEIMKEMSMMDAKIDLARKAHR; encoded by the coding sequence ATGGATCATCCGCTTCTCGATCTGATCAACCAGAAAATTGCCGAGGCCGAGCGCGACGGCGCTTTCGACAACCTGCCGGGGGCGGGCAAGCCTTTGCCTGAGGAGGACGACCCGGAGAACGCGTTGCTCAATCGGGTGATCAAGGAAAACGGCGGTGTGCCGGAGTTCGTGACCCTGTCGCGAGAGCTTGAGAAGCTGCGTGAAGAGCTGCGCGAGACCGGGGACCGGACGCGGCGCACCGAGATCATGAAAGAGATGTCGATGATGGACGCCAAGATTGATCTCGCGCGCAAGGCGCATCGGTGA
- a CDS encoding GFA family protein codes for MHGRCTCGEVEFEVTASPMIVHCCHCTWCQRETGSAFALNAYVETSEINVTKGAPDMVMTPSNSGHGQTIARCPSCKVALWSHYAGSGEAFAFVRCGTFEERAEIVPDVHIFTSTKLPWVLLPEGAQVFEGFYKPKEVWSEDSLARFKAAKGA; via the coding sequence ATGCACGGGCGTTGCACATGTGGTGAGGTGGAGTTCGAGGTCACGGCCTCGCCAATGATCGTGCATTGCTGTCATTGCACATGGTGTCAGCGAGAGACCGGGTCGGCTTTTGCGCTCAATGCCTATGTCGAAACCTCTGAAATCAACGTGACAAAGGGCGCGCCGGACATGGTGATGACGCCGTCGAATTCGGGCCATGGCCAGACCATCGCACGCTGTCCGTCCTGCAAGGTCGCGCTCTGGTCGCATTACGCGGGCTCAGGAGAAGCCTTTGCCTTTGTGCGTTGCGGCACGTTTGAGGAACGCGCCGAGATCGTGCCGGATGTGCATATCTTCACCTCCACGAAACTGCCCTGGGTCCTGTTGCCCGAAGGCGCGCAGGTGTTTGAAGGCTTCTACAAGCCGAAAGAGGTCTGGTCCGAGGACAGTCTCGCGCGGTTCAAAGCGGCGAAGGGGGCGTAG
- a CDS encoding bifunctional metallophosphatase/5'-nucleotidase, giving the protein MLKKVLTTTAVTALMAGAAHAEYTLHVIHINDLHSRLEPITKYDNTCSAEDNDAGECFGGVARVATMINQLRSELDGENVIVLDAGDQYQGSLMYTTYKGDAEIEFMNKIGFDAMAVGNHEFDDGDEGLLKLLDGVDFPVVSGNIDVSQSNILAGKLNDHVVLEVGGEKIGIVSALAVDTPETSSPSNAVIFSDEIENLQHDVDTLTDEGVTKIIALNHVGAKKDLAIAEGVSGLDAVVGGHSHTLFSNTEEAPYTYPTMVGDVPVVQAYAYSKYVGHLVLTFDDEGNVTAATGDTILLDASVAEDEEIKARVTELAGPIEELKAKVVAEASADIDGSRETCRSVECPMGTLVADAMLDRVKDQGIEIAIQNGGGVRASIPGGQVTMGDVLTVLPFQNTLSTFHVSGATMVEALENGVSQMADGGGRFPQVAGMSFTVDPAAEEGARISDVMVGGAPIEMDKMYGVVSNNYVRNGGDGYKMFLSAENAYDFGPDLADVLAEYMIENAPYEPYTDGRITVK; this is encoded by the coding sequence ATGCTCAAAAAAGTTCTCACCACCACCGCTGTCACGGCTCTTATGGCTGGCGCAGCGCATGCCGAATACACTTTGCATGTTATTCATATCAATGACTTGCACAGCCGCCTCGAGCCGATCACGAAATACGACAACACCTGCTCGGCCGAGGACAATGACGCCGGTGAGTGCTTTGGCGGTGTGGCTCGTGTGGCGACGATGATCAACCAGCTGCGCAGCGAGCTTGACGGTGAAAACGTCATCGTGCTGGACGCGGGCGATCAGTATCAGGGCTCTTTGATGTACACGACCTACAAGGGCGACGCTGAGATCGAGTTCATGAACAAGATCGGCTTTGACGCCATGGCCGTGGGCAACCACGAGTTCGACGACGGCGACGAAGGTCTTCTGAAGCTTCTGGACGGCGTGGATTTCCCTGTCGTCTCCGGTAACATCGACGTGTCGCAATCCAACATCCTCGCTGGCAAGTTGAACGATCATGTCGTGCTCGAAGTTGGCGGCGAAAAAATCGGTATCGTCTCTGCGCTCGCGGTCGATACGCCGGAAACCTCAAGCCCCTCCAATGCGGTGATCTTCTCCGACGAGATCGAAAACCTGCAACATGATGTCGACACGCTGACCGACGAAGGCGTGACCAAGATCATCGCCCTCAACCACGTCGGCGCGAAGAAAGACCTCGCGATTGCCGAAGGCGTCTCCGGCCTCGATGCCGTCGTGGGCGGTCACTCCCACACGCTCTTCTCCAACACGGAGGAAGCGCCTTACACCTATCCGACCATGGTCGGTGATGTGCCGGTGGTGCAGGCCTATGCCTATTCGAAATATGTTGGCCACCTTGTGTTGACCTTCGACGATGAGGGCAATGTGACCGCTGCGACCGGCGACACGATCCTTTTGGATGCCTCCGTGGCCGAAGACGAAGAGATCAAGGCCCGCGTGACCGAGCTGGCGGGTCCGATCGAGGAACTGAAAGCTAAGGTCGTGGCCGAAGCCTCTGCTGATATCGACGGCTCGCGCGAGACCTGTCGTTCGGTCGAATGCCCGATGGGCACCCTCGTGGCCGACGCCATGCTGGACCGCGTCAAAGATCAGGGCATTGAGATCGCCATTCAAAACGGCGGTGGCGTGCGCGCCTCCATCCCGGGCGGTCAGGTGACCATGGGCGATGTGCTGACCGTGCTGCCGTTCCAGAACACGCTGTCGACCTTCCATGTCTCCGGCGCGACCATGGTCGAAGCGCTTGAGAACGGCGTGTCCCAAATGGCCGACGGCGGGGGACGTTTCCCGCAGGTGGCCGGCATGTCTTTCACCGTCGACCCGGCGGCCGAAGAGGGCGCGCGCATCTCCGACGTGATGGTTGGCGGTGCGCCGATCGAGATGGACAAGATGTATGGCGTCGTGTCGAACAACTACGTGCGCAATGGCGGGGACGGCTACAAAATGTTCCTGAGCGCCGAAAACGCCTACGATTTCGGTCCCGATCTGGCCGATGTTCTGGCCGAGTACATGATCGAAAACGCGCCTTACGAGCCTTATACGGACGGCCGCATCACTGTGAAGTAA
- a CDS encoding TetR/AcrR family transcriptional regulator translates to MTNPVSDRTAPSAEVKGGESKEPSTQRRSIGARRNPATEQAILDAAEALLVEKGVKGLTMEAVAKRARAGKATLYKWWPSRGALLVAVYERAKGTHLHEDKGTLIASITAFFRFVFAHWQTPKGQTFALIIAEAQGNADVAEALEHYRLERLEALSAVVDIAIARGEVKPGVTAEALAETIMATAWMRLLTGRLETDPERLAHEVLGGLLKDGDS, encoded by the coding sequence GTGACAAACCCTGTGTCCGATCGCACAGCCCCCTCTGCGGAGGTGAAGGGCGGAGAGTCAAAAGAGCCGAGCACGCAAAGGCGCTCCATCGGGGCGCGGCGAAATCCGGCGACGGAGCAGGCGATTCTGGACGCGGCCGAGGCGCTTTTGGTCGAGAAGGGCGTGAAAGGGCTGACCATGGAGGCGGTGGCCAAACGCGCCCGTGCCGGCAAGGCCACGCTCTATAAATGGTGGCCGTCGCGCGGCGCTTTGTTGGTGGCGGTCTATGAGCGCGCCAAGGGCACGCATCTCCATGAGGACAAAGGCACATTGATCGCGTCGATCACCGCATTTTTTCGTTTCGTGTTTGCCCATTGGCAGACCCCGAAAGGCCAGACCTTCGCGCTGATCATTGCAGAGGCGCAAGGGAACGCCGATGTCGCCGAGGCGCTGGAGCACTATCGCCTTGAGCGGCTGGAGGCGTTGAGCGCCGTGGTCGACATCGCGATCGCGCGCGGCGAGGTGAAACCCGGTGTGACGGCAGAGGCCCTGGCCGAGACGATTATGGCGACGGCCTGGATGCGGCTTTTGACCGGACGGCTCGAGACAGATCCGGAACGATTGGCGCATGAGGTGCTGGGGGGCTTGCTGAAAGACGGGGATTCGTAA
- a CDS encoding DUF952 domain-containing protein, giving the protein MLIYKIFRAPEWAAMQTAGETLGAPVDLADGYVHFSTKDQLAETAAKWFAGEENLHLLALESDALAPHLKWEPSRGGALFPHLYRALTMEDILWVKPLPLGPEGHIFPDLS; this is encoded by the coding sequence ATGCTGATTTACAAAATCTTCCGCGCCCCCGAATGGGCGGCCATGCAAACCGCCGGCGAGACCCTCGGCGCCCCCGTGGATCTCGCCGACGGCTATGTCCATTTCTCCACCAAAGACCAACTCGCCGAGACCGCCGCGAAATGGTTCGCTGGTGAAGAGAACCTGCATCTTCTCGCGCTCGAGAGCGACGCGCTTGCGCCCCATCTCAAATGGGAACCCTCGCGTGGCGGCGCGCTTTTCCCGCATCTCTACCGCGCCTTGACCATGGAGGACATCCTCTGGGTCAAACCCCTGCCGCTTGGCCCCGAGGGCCATATCTTCCCCGATCTGTCCTGA